The Papio anubis isolate 15944 chromosome 1, Panubis1.0, whole genome shotgun sequence genome window below encodes:
- the LOC101005897 gene encoding LOW QUALITY PROTEIN: olfactory receptor 2AJ1 (The sequence of the model RefSeq protein was modified relative to this genomic sequence to represent the inferred CDS: inserted 2 bases in 2 codons), whose protein sequence is MGHQNDTFSSDFILLGVFSSSPTSLVFFSFIFVIFIMSVTENTLMILLIRSDSRLHTPMYFLLSHLSFMDILHVSNIVPKMVTDFLSGSRTISLADCGFQVFXGGECLLLAAMSYDRYVAICHPLRYPTLMKEYASTLMAGGSWLIGVFNSTVHTAYALQFPFCGSRAIDHXFCEVPAMLKLSCADTTNYERGVYVSAVLFLVIPAFLISASYGQIILTVLQMKSSEARKKSFSTCSFHMIVVMMYYGPFIFTYMRPKSYHTPGQDKFLAIFYTILTPTLNPLIYSFRNKDVLAAMKNMLKTKFLHKK, encoded by the exons ATGGGCCATCAGAATGACACTTTCAGCAGCGATTTCATACTTTTGGGAGTGTTCTCTTCTTCCCCAACAAGTCtggttttcttctcctttatatttgtcattttcattatGAGTGTAACAGAAAATACACTCATGATCCTCCTCATTCGCAGTGACTCACGACTCCATACTCCAATGTATTTTCTGCTCAGCCATCTCTCCTTTATGGATATCTTGCATGTTTCCAACATCGTTCCCAAAATGGTCACTGACTTCCTGTCAGGCAGCAGAACTATTTCACTTGCAGATTGTGGGTTCCAGGTGT CTGGTGGTGAGTGCCTTCTCCTGGCTGCAATGTCCTATGATCGCTATGTGGCTATCTGTCACCCACTGCGCTATCCGACTCTAATGAAGGAGTATGCCAGCACTCTCATGGCTGGAGGCTCCTGGCTCATTGGGGTTTTCAACTCCACAGTCCACACAGCTTACGCACTGCAGTTTCCCTTCTGTGGCTCTAGGGCAATCGATC TTTTCTGTGAAGTCCCTGCCATGTTGAAGTTGTCCTGTGCAGACACAACAAACTATGAACGAGGGGTTTATGTAAGTGCTGTGTTATTCCTGGTGATCCCTGCCTTCTTGATCTCTGCTTCTTATGGCCAAATTATTCTTACTGTCCTCCAGATGAAATCATCAGAGGcaagaaaaaagtcattttccACTTGTTCCTTCCACATGATTGTGGTCATGATGTACTATGggccatttatttttacatatatgagACCTAAATCATACCACACTCCAGGCCAGGATAAGTTCCTGGCAATATTCTATACGATCCTCACACCCACACTCAACCCGTTAATCTACAGCTTTAGGAATAAAGATGTTCTGGCGGCGATGAAAAATATGCTCAAAACGAAGTTTCTGCATAAAAAATGA